One genomic region from bacterium encodes:
- a CDS encoding sigma-70 family RNA polymerase sigma factor, whose protein sequence is MSDLETWLDQHGECLFRIAMLRVRERHLAEDLVQETFMAALQSRGAFNGKSSGKTWLVEILMRKIADHFRRNPRELSSSESELSLENMDDYFTDAGRWANAPIEWDSDPALLDRKKEFIAVFEDCLSGISPHLADAYILREVEKMNHQDICAVLNISETNLCSILHRARMLLRRRLDARWFGKKADKGEVP, encoded by the coding sequence ATGTCCGACCTGGAAACATGGCTGGACCAACACGGCGAGTGCCTGTTTCGAATCGCCATGCTCAGAGTTCGGGAACGCCACCTGGCCGAAGATCTTGTCCAGGAAACGTTCATGGCCGCCCTTCAATCCCGCGGTGCCTTCAACGGGAAATCGTCCGGGAAAACCTGGCTCGTGGAAATCCTCATGCGCAAGATCGCCGATCATTTCCGCCGGAATCCCCGCGAACTGTCCTCAAGCGAGAGCGAGCTCTCTCTTGAAAACATGGATGATTATTTCACCGATGCGGGGAGATGGGCCAACGCGCCGATCGAGTGGGACTCGGACCCGGCACTCCTGGACCGGAAGAAGGAGTTCATCGCCGTATTCGAGGACTGTCTGTCCGGGATTTCCCCTCATCTTGCCGACGCATACATTTTGCGGGAAGTCGAGAAGATGAATCACCAGGATATTTGCGCTGTCCTGAACATCTCGGAGACCAATCTGTGTTCGATTCTGCACCGCGCCAGGATGCTGCTTCGGCGACGCCTGGATGCCCGCTGGTTCGGCAAGAAGGCCGACAAAGGAGAAGTGCCGTGA
- a CDS encoding mercuric reductase has translation MPQRNDPSSTAPQDAHERERLDNVHPSGWCNPQPAARYGLVVVGGGTAGLVAAHAAAALGAKVALIERNLLGGDCLNVGCVPSKAIIRTAHVYAEMRNAGQYGAQPLTDIRVDFSAVMRRMRGIRARISRADSVRRLLAAGVDVFFGQACFTGTDALAVDGATLRFKKALIATGARPDTPSIPGLVEAGCLTNENVFDLTELPRRLLVIGGGPLGCELAQAFHRFGAQTIIAQDRPMFLPGEERDAAQILSDSFSRDGIEVRLNTKAVNVRVEGGRKLVDLVSDDYKSSVTVDAILTGTGRVPNVDGLNLEAADVDFDTTNGIRVDDFLRSSNRRIYAAGDACLEHKFTHTADASARIVVRNALFFGRRRLSALTIPWCTYTDPAIAHVGLYVREARERDIPVKTFTIPMHDVDRAIADDEETGFVKIHVKERTDRILGATIVARHAGEMINEITLAMVAGIGLRTLARVIHAYPTQAEAIKKAADAYNRTRLTPTIRSLLRRWLKW, from the coding sequence ATGCCCCAGCGCAACGACCCATCCTCGACAGCCCCGCAGGACGCGCACGAGCGCGAGCGGCTGGACAACGTGCATCCATCCGGATGGTGCAATCCACAGCCTGCAGCCCGGTACGGCCTGGTGGTCGTCGGCGGAGGCACGGCGGGACTGGTGGCGGCGCATGCCGCGGCAGCACTGGGTGCGAAGGTCGCGCTGATCGAGCGCAACCTGCTCGGCGGCGACTGTCTGAATGTCGGATGTGTGCCGTCGAAAGCGATCATCCGCACGGCGCATGTGTACGCCGAGATGCGCAATGCCGGGCAGTATGGCGCGCAACCGCTGACCGATATCCGTGTCGATTTTTCCGCCGTGATGCGTCGCATGCGCGGGATTCGCGCCCGCATCAGCCGCGCCGATTCGGTGCGACGGCTGCTCGCGGCCGGCGTCGATGTGTTCTTCGGCCAGGCGTGTTTCACCGGAACCGATGCGCTGGCGGTGGATGGCGCGACACTGCGCTTCAAGAAGGCATTGATCGCTACGGGCGCGCGGCCGGACACGCCCTCGATTCCCGGCCTCGTCGAGGCAGGCTGTCTGACCAACGAGAACGTCTTCGACCTTACCGAGCTGCCGCGCCGTCTGCTGGTCATCGGCGGCGGCCCGCTCGGCTGCGAGTTGGCGCAGGCGTTCCACCGCTTCGGAGCGCAGACCATCATTGCGCAGGACAGGCCGATGTTCCTGCCCGGAGAGGAGCGCGACGCCGCGCAGATTCTCTCGGATTCCTTTTCGCGCGACGGCATCGAGGTGCGGCTCAACACCAAGGCCGTCAACGTGCGCGTGGAAGGCGGACGGAAGCTCGTCGATCTGGTCAGCGACGACTACAAAAGCTCGGTAACGGTTGATGCCATCCTCACCGGCACCGGCCGGGTGCCGAATGTCGATGGTCTGAATCTGGAGGCCGCGGACGTCGATTTCGACACTACCAACGGCATTCGGGTCGATGATTTCCTGCGCAGCAGCAACCGGCGCATCTATGCCGCCGGCGATGCCTGCCTGGAGCACAAGTTCACCCATACCGCCGACGCGTCGGCGCGCATCGTGGTTCGGAATGCGCTGTTTTTCGGTCGCCGGCGCCTGAGCGCACTGACCATCCCGTGGTGCACCTACACCGATCCGGCGATCGCCCACGTCGGCCTCTATGTGCGGGAGGCGCGAGAGCGGGACATCCCGGTGAAGACCTTCACCATCCCGATGCACGATGTGGATCGCGCGATCGCCGACGACGAGGAGACGGGCTTCGTAAAGATCCACGTCAAGGAACGGACGGACCGGATTCTCGGCGCCACGATCGTCGCTCGTCATGCGGGCGAGATGATCAACGAGATCACCCTGGCGATGGTCGCGGGGATCGGTCTGCGTACCCTCGCCCGCGTCATCCACGCCTATCCGACCCAGGCCGAAGCGATCAAGAAGGCTGCGGACGCCTACAACCGCACGCGTCTGACGCCGACGATCCGATCGCTGCTGCGGCGCTGGTTGAAGTGGTGA
- a CDS encoding sigma-70 family RNA polymerase sigma factor — protein MLRLRDRSTAEDLVQETFLAALKARGSFSGNSSESTWLVGILKHKIADHFRRQAREAPLEDNDLRDQPDSSPFDGSGGWVSGPTDWGGNPADLYREKKFLDQLTKCLSGLSPNHANAFTLREIEGADTGEICKVLNVTETNLWVILHRARMLLRRCLEANWFGRSAKKGS, from the coding sequence ATGCTCCGGCTGAGGGACCGCTCCACGGCGGAGGACCTCGTCCAGGAGACCTTTCTCGCGGCGCTGAAGGCGCGCGGCTCCTTTTCCGGGAATTCCTCCGAATCCACCTGGCTGGTCGGCATCCTGAAGCACAAGATCGCCGACCACTTCCGGCGCCAGGCCCGGGAGGCCCCCCTCGAGGACAACGACCTCCGGGACCAGCCGGATTCCTCCCCCTTCGACGGGTCGGGAGGCTGGGTCTCCGGACCGACCGACTGGGGCGGCAACCCGGCGGACCTCTACCGGGAGAAGAAATTCCTGGATCAGCTCACGAAATGCCTCTCCGGCCTTTCCCCGAACCATGCGAACGCCTTCACCCTCCGGGAGATCGAGGGGGCGGACACCGGGGAGATTTGTAAGGTTCTGAACGTTACCGAGACCAACCTGTGGGTGATCCTCCACCGCGCGCGGATGTTGCTGCGGCGGTGCCTGGAAGCCAACTGGTTCGGAAGGAGTGCGAAGAAAGGATCCTGA
- a CDS encoding glucose 1-dehydrogenase, translating into MKAVAVIPGKPDSVHLRDVPNPSLDEIPAGRGVLVKVLRVGLDGTDKEINAGEYGTSPPGDDYLILGHESFGIVEEAGPAVTELARGDYVVATVRRPGASFYDRIGMQDMTTDDVYFERGINLRHGYLAEAFVESGEHLVKIPPGLNGVGVLLEPASVVEKGIAQAYEIQRRMRVWRPRRAAVLGAGPVGLLATMALRLRGLEVCTFGMQKPPYLNAGLLREIGACYHSTRDTSLTAATGDHGPFDLIFEATGYSPIVFEAMNVLGTNGVLVLSSVTGGGRSVEVPADRINLGFVLGNKVVVGTVNANRDHFEEGVRDLAHAELKWPGWLPKLLTHPVEGLDRYREAMRLLTEGTDVIKVFVKVSEGP; encoded by the coding sequence ATGAAGGCGGTTGCCGTTATCCCCGGGAAGCCGGACTCGGTCCACCTGCGAGACGTCCCGAACCCATCGCTCGACGAGATTCCCGCCGGTCGCGGGGTCCTGGTGAAGGTCCTCCGCGTGGGACTGGACGGCACCGACAAGGAGATCAACGCCGGAGAGTACGGGACATCTCCCCCGGGGGATGACTACCTCATCCTGGGCCACGAATCGTTCGGGATCGTCGAGGAGGCCGGCCCGGCGGTGACGGAGCTTGCCCGTGGAGACTACGTGGTGGCCACCGTCCGCCGCCCCGGCGCCTCCTTCTACGACCGGATCGGGATGCAGGACATGACGACGGACGACGTCTACTTCGAGCGGGGGATCAACCTCCGGCACGGCTACCTCGCCGAGGCGTTCGTCGAATCCGGGGAGCACCTCGTCAAGATCCCGCCGGGGCTGAACGGCGTCGGCGTCCTTCTGGAACCGGCCAGCGTGGTCGAAAAGGGGATCGCCCAGGCGTACGAGATCCAGCGGAGGATGCGGGTCTGGCGTCCGCGGCGGGCGGCCGTCCTCGGGGCGGGGCCCGTGGGGCTCCTGGCCACGATGGCCCTGCGGCTCCGGGGACTTGAAGTGTGCACCTTCGGCATGCAAAAGCCGCCGTACCTCAACGCCGGCCTCCTTCGGGAGATCGGGGCCTGCTACCACAGCACGCGCGACACCTCGCTGACCGCGGCGACGGGAGACCACGGCCCGTTCGACCTGATCTTCGAGGCCACCGGCTACTCCCCCATCGTGTTCGAGGCGATGAACGTGCTGGGGACGAACGGCGTCCTCGTCCTCTCCAGCGTCACCGGCGGAGGCCGCAGCGTCGAGGTTCCCGCCGACCGGATCAACCTGGGGTTCGTCCTGGGCAACAAGGTGGTCGTGGGCACCGTGAACGCGAACCGGGACCACTTCGAGGAGGGGGTGCGGGACCTGGCCCATGCGGAGCTGAAGTGGCCGGGGTGGCTCCCGAAGCTCCTGACCCACCCGGTCGAGGGGCTGGACCGGTACAGAGAAGCCATGCGGCTTCTGACGGAAGGAACGGACGTCATCAAGGTGTTCGTGAAGGTGTCCGAGGGGCCATGA
- the tkt gene encoding transketolase, which produces MDKAILGETCIDTIRFLAVDAVEKAKSGHPGTPMGAAPMAYVLWDRFLKHNPRNPEWPDRDRFVLSPGHASMLLYALLHLTGYDLSIEDLRNFRQWGSRTPGHPEYRETPGVEVTTGPLGQGFVHGVGMAVAERSLAAHFNRPGHEIVRHYTYAIVSDGDMQEGVTSEAASLAGTLGLGRLIYLYDDNGIQIEGSTAIAFGENVARRFDAYGWQVIGPVDGNDPEAIDAAIRAAQADAGRPSLILCKTVIGFGSPRQGTAKVHGEPLGADNVKAAKSLLGWPQEPAFFVPGDALAHFRKAVERGRAAEAEWKNRMEAYAVAYPEEAARLRAQWNGDLPDGWDGELDGLFPPGSKPMATREASGKVLNALGKRVHALAGGAADLSPSTKSTLTDRGDFSPQGQGGHNLHFGVREHAMGSIVGGMALHGGVIPYSATFLTFSDYMRPPVRLAALMGIRVIYVFTHDSIGMGEDGPTHQPVEHLMSLRAVPNLDVIRPADAAETAEAWRAALLNVDRPTALVFSRQDAPLLDRGLYAPAEGARRGAYVLWESGAGLPELIVIGTGTEVHIALEAGRRLASEGVRVKVVSMPCWELFDRQTAEYRESVLPASVRARVAVEAGIRQGWERYVGLDGAVVGLDGFGASAPAKVLYEKFGITAENVVNRAREIQGGSKS; this is translated from the coding sequence ATGGACAAGGCGATTCTCGGGGAAACGTGCATCGATACCATCCGCTTCCTGGCCGTGGATGCCGTCGAGAAGGCGAAATCCGGCCATCCCGGCACGCCGATGGGCGCCGCCCCGATGGCGTACGTGCTGTGGGACCGGTTCCTGAAGCACAACCCCCGCAACCCTGAGTGGCCGGACCGCGATCGGTTCGTCCTGTCGCCGGGGCACGCCTCCATGCTGCTGTACGCCCTCCTGCATCTGACCGGCTACGACCTCTCCATCGAGGACCTGCGGAATTTCCGCCAGTGGGGGAGCAGGACGCCGGGGCACCCGGAGTACCGGGAAACCCCTGGAGTGGAAGTGACCACCGGCCCCCTCGGCCAGGGATTCGTCCACGGCGTGGGGATGGCCGTCGCCGAGCGATCGCTGGCGGCCCACTTCAACCGGCCCGGCCACGAAATCGTCCGCCACTACACCTACGCCATCGTCTCGGACGGCGACATGCAGGAAGGGGTGACCAGCGAGGCGGCCAGTCTCGCGGGCACCCTCGGATTGGGCCGGCTGATCTACCTGTACGACGACAACGGCATCCAGATCGAAGGATCCACCGCCATTGCCTTCGGAGAGAACGTCGCGCGCCGCTTCGACGCGTACGGCTGGCAGGTGATCGGGCCGGTGGACGGAAACGACCCCGAGGCCATCGACGCGGCCATCCGGGCGGCGCAGGCCGACGCGGGGCGACCATCGCTCATCCTCTGCAAGACGGTGATCGGCTTCGGAAGCCCCCGGCAGGGGACGGCGAAAGTCCACGGCGAGCCCCTGGGCGCGGACAACGTGAAGGCGGCCAAGTCGTTGCTGGGCTGGCCGCAGGAACCGGCCTTCTTCGTCCCCGGGGACGCCCTGGCCCATTTCCGGAAGGCGGTCGAGCGGGGCCGGGCGGCGGAGGCGGAGTGGAAAAATCGGATGGAGGCCTATGCCGTCGCGTACCCGGAAGAGGCGGCCCGGCTTCGCGCGCAATGGAACGGCGATCTTCCGGACGGATGGGACGGGGAACTGGACGGCCTCTTTCCCCCGGGCTCGAAGCCGATGGCGACCCGCGAGGCTTCCGGCAAGGTCCTCAATGCCCTCGGGAAGCGTGTCCATGCCCTGGCGGGGGGAGCGGCGGACCTGTCCCCCAGCACCAAGTCCACCCTGACCGATCGGGGGGATTTCAGCCCGCAGGGGCAGGGAGGCCACAACCTGCACTTCGGTGTGCGCGAGCACGCGATGGGCTCCATCGTCGGGGGGATGGCACTTCACGGGGGGGTCATTCCCTACTCGGCCACGTTCCTGACGTTTTCGGACTATATGCGCCCCCCGGTGCGGCTGGCGGCGTTGATGGGGATCCGCGTGATCTACGTCTTCACACACGACAGCATCGGGATGGGGGAGGACGGGCCGACCCATCAGCCGGTCGAGCACCTGATGAGCCTCCGCGCCGTGCCCAATCTGGACGTCATCCGACCCGCCGACGCGGCGGAAACGGCGGAGGCCTGGCGCGCCGCCCTGCTCAACGTCGACCGGCCGACGGCCTTGGTCTTCAGCCGCCAGGACGCGCCGCTTCTGGACCGGGGCCTTTATGCTCCCGCGGAGGGGGCGCGCCGAGGCGCCTATGTCCTGTGGGAGTCGGGCGCCGGCCTGCCGGAACTGATCGTGATCGGCACCGGCACGGAAGTGCACATCGCCCTGGAGGCGGGAAGGCGGCTTGCCTCCGAAGGCGTCCGCGTCAAGGTCGTTTCGATGCCCTGCTGGGAGTTGTTCGACCGGCAGACGGCGGAATACCGGGAAAGCGTGCTCCCCGCGTCCGTGCGGGCCCGCGTGGCCGTGGAAGCGGGGATCCGGCAAGGTTGGGAACGCTACGTCGGACTGGATGGAGCCGTGGTCGGGCTGGACGGGTTCGGTGCCAGCGCCCCGGCAAAGGTGCTCTATGAAAAGTTCGGCATCACCGCTGAAAACGTCGTGAACCGCGCCAGGGAGATCCAGGGAGGATCGAAGTCATGA
- a CDS encoding beta-xylosidase produces MKAMTVTFTSRLSAAAAPLKHAWEHTVGSSRALLALRADWQKQLQRCHDELGFRHVRFHALLTDDMGTLISHQERPLYSFFNADRIWDFLLSIGMRPFVELGFMPEMLASGHETVFTFRGNVTPPADYDAWATLIRKLVGHWVERYGIAEVSQWFFEVWNEPNLPAFWTGTQDDYFKLYSHTVQAIKSVDASLRVGGPATAMTAWIDELLDYCERNRLPVDFISTHIYPTDPLGFEGADTEEQLANSPRDLLRDRAKLVREFARERPVFFTEWNISSNPRDHYHDEPFAAAFAAKIALETDPFVDGYSFWTFTDIFEEDYFPSIPFHGGFGLLNLYGVPKPVYRAFQLLHGLGSERLPVDGAHETVDAWVVRKGRSITVLLTNHAQPRHDIVTRLVEVRLTDAAAPLAAYVERIDEDHANARRRWREIGEPEYPSRSQVELLEAASRLVKEPLGFSYEGRTIRFDVDLPSHAVAAVTLELAPGPSDAGGAA; encoded by the coding sequence GTGAAAGCCATGACCGTGACCTTCACATCCCGCCTTTCGGCGGCGGCCGCTCCGCTGAAGCACGCCTGGGAGCACACCGTCGGCAGCAGCCGCGCGCTCCTCGCGCTACGCGCGGATTGGCAAAAGCAGCTCCAACGATGCCACGACGAGCTCGGCTTCCGACACGTCCGCTTCCACGCACTCCTCACGGACGATATGGGCACCCTGATCTCCCACCAGGAGAGGCCCCTCTACTCGTTCTTCAACGCAGACCGCATCTGGGACTTCCTGCTGTCGATCGGAATGCGGCCCTTCGTCGAGCTTGGCTTCATGCCGGAGATGCTGGCCTCGGGTCACGAGACCGTCTTTACCTTCCGCGGGAACGTCACCCCGCCCGCGGACTACGACGCGTGGGCCACGCTCATCCGCAAGCTGGTCGGCCACTGGGTCGAGCGCTACGGCATCGCCGAGGTGAGCCAATGGTTCTTCGAAGTCTGGAACGAACCCAACCTCCCAGCGTTCTGGACGGGGACGCAGGACGACTACTTCAAGCTCTACAGCCACACCGTTCAGGCCATCAAGAGCGTCGATGCGTCGCTCCGCGTCGGCGGCCCGGCGACGGCGATGACCGCGTGGATTGACGAGCTGCTCGACTATTGCGAGAGGAACCGGCTCCCGGTGGACTTCATCAGCACGCACATCTACCCGACCGACCCACTCGGCTTCGAGGGCGCGGACACGGAGGAGCAGCTCGCCAACAGCCCGCGCGACCTCCTGCGCGATCGGGCGAAGCTCGTACGCGAATTCGCGCGCGAACGGCCCGTCTTCTTCACGGAATGGAACATCTCCTCGAATCCGCGGGACCATTACCACGACGAGCCGTTCGCCGCGGCCTTCGCCGCCAAGATCGCGCTGGAGACCGATCCCTTCGTGGACGGCTACAGCTTCTGGACCTTCACGGACATCTTCGAGGAGGATTACTTCCCCTCGATTCCGTTCCATGGCGGATTCGGTCTCCTCAATCTCTACGGCGTCCCGAAGCCGGTCTACCGCGCCTTCCAGCTCCTGCATGGGCTCGGAAGCGAGCGGCTCCCGGTCGACGGCGCGCACGAGACGGTCGATGCCTGGGTCGTTCGCAAAGGCCGGTCGATCACGGTGCTCCTCACGAACCACGCCCAGCCGCGACACGACATCGTGACCCGGCTCGTGGAAGTCCGCCTCACGGACGCCGCCGCCCCGCTTGCTGCCTACGTCGAGCGCATCGACGAGGACCACGCGAACGCGCGCCGGCGGTGGCGGGAGATCGGCGAGCCCGAGTATCCGAGCCGCTCGCAGGTGGAGCTGCTCGAGGCGGCCTCTCGCCTCGTGAAGGAGCCGCTCGGCTTTTCGTACGAGGGCCGCACGATCCGCTTCGACGTCGACCTCCCGTCGCACGCGGTCGCGGCCGTCACGCTGGAGCTCGCACCCGGACCGTCAGACGCAGGCGGCGCCGCGTGA
- a CDS encoding RpiB/LacA/LacB family sugar-phosphate isomerase gives MTRRKAPPKIVLASDHGGVRMKADLLAHLREKGIPAEDLGTVSTEPVDYPDYGFAAASAIRRKEAARAILVCKSGIGMAIAANKSAGVRAALASTVDDAILSRRHNDANVLALGGNEVPLSRARRIDKIRRYETAHWKE, from the coding sequence GTGACCCGTCGGAAAGCGCCCCCGAAGATCGTCCTCGCCTCCGATCACGGCGGGGTGCGAATGAAGGCGGACCTGCTGGCCCACCTCCGGGAAAAGGGGATCCCCGCGGAAGACCTCGGCACCGTCTCGACCGAGCCGGTCGACTACCCCGATTACGGCTTCGCGGCGGCTTCGGCCATCCGCCGGAAGGAGGCGGCCCGGGCGATCCTCGTCTGCAAGTCGGGGATCGGGATGGCGATCGCGGCGAACAAGTCCGCGGGAGTCCGGGCGGCCCTCGCATCGACCGTGGACGACGCGATCCTCTCGCGGCGGCACAACGACGCCAACGTCCTCGCGCTGGGAGGAAACGAGGTGCCCCTCTCCAGAGCGCGCCGGATCGACAAGATCAGGCGGTACGAGACAGCCCACTGGAAGGAGTGA
- a CDS encoding zf-HC2 domain-containing protein has translation MLSCRDVTQLLSESMDTSLPIGKRIGVRVHLLMCKFCTRYERQLLLIRETVRRIVAAEEKPGEPPGETLSEEAKERIRKSLRNP, from the coding sequence ATGCTTTCCTGCAGGGATGTGACACAGCTCCTCTCCGAGTCGATGGACACCTCTCTCCCCATCGGCAAGCGGATCGGGGTGCGCGTTCATCTCCTGATGTGCAAGTTCTGCACGAGGTACGAGCGGCAGCTCCTCCTGATCCGCGAGACGGTGAGACGTATCGTGGCGGCGGAGGAGAAGCCCGGGGAACCGCCCGGGGAAACCCTTTCGGAGGAGGCGAAGGAGCGGATCCGGAAATCCCTCCGAAATCCGTAA
- a CDS encoding cytochrome P460 family protein, which yields MKILKSLLLCTALLAFLATPMIAVAAEKGTGDLPATSGKDLWGYLTKVKYQESFTLWPGKGKLYKGTEPHGALLTTYVNKTALDAIKGKKGTMPAGAIVVKENYMPDKKLAAITVMYKVTGYNPEGGDWFWAKYTPDGKIEAEGKSGMANMCIGCHGKAKGNDFLFTGALK from the coding sequence ATGAAAATCCTGAAGTCTCTGTTGTTGTGCACGGCCCTCTTGGCATTCCTCGCCACCCCCATGATTGCCGTCGCCGCGGAGAAAGGAACGGGCGACCTGCCGGCGACCTCCGGGAAAGATCTGTGGGGCTACCTCACGAAGGTGAAATACCAGGAGAGCTTCACGCTCTGGCCCGGCAAGGGGAAGCTCTACAAGGGAACCGAGCCCCACGGGGCGCTCCTCACCACCTACGTCAACAAGACCGCCCTTGACGCCATCAAGGGGAAGAAGGGGACGATGCCCGCCGGCGCGATCGTCGTCAAGGAGAACTACATGCCGGACAAAAAGCTCGCCGCCATCACCGTGATGTACAAGGTCACGGGATACAACCCCGAGGGCGGCGACTGGTTCTGGGCGAAGTACACCCCCGACGGGAAGATCGAGGCGGAGGGGAAGTCCGGGATGGCCAACATGTGCATCGGCTGCCACGGGAAGGCCAAGGGGAACGATTTCCTGTTCACCGGCGCACTGAAGTAA